acctcaaaccacatattgtcctcaaacatttcatttctaacacatccactctcctccgtacaaccctatctatagccaatgcctcgcaaccatacaacattgttggaactactattccttcaagcatacctatttttgctcttcgagataacggtctctccttccacacattcttcattgctcccagaacctttgccccctcccccaccctgtgactcacttcagctttcatggttccatcctctctctctctctctctctctctctctctctctctctctctctctctctctctctctgaaagcccTTCAGTGACCTCAATAATTTAGTTTATTTACTGTAAAAGATTAACACGTAAACCTGAGGACGTGTATGTCTCTGAATAGTGTTTGTATTTGATGTAAGAGATTTGATCCATCTTTGTAGTCAGTACTTGCCATTAAAGATCTTCACTTTATGTATTAACAGTATACGATGTTAATGACTTTATTCccataatgatgttgataattatATGTTAAAGACCTGAAGACTGTATATTAGTTATTTATGACTTTCACTTGATATATCTTCAGCACTGTATACAAACATCTGTATCTATATTTATTCCTCAATACCTTACGTTTTATATGTATGACTCGCAGTATAACCATTATAAATTCTTTATCTCTTAACTTCTGGCAGTTCCTGGTTTTTAATGAAGGACGTGGTGTGTGCATCCAACCATTTCTGATCATCAGGCTGCCACAAAAATGAAATGTCGCGACTGTAGTAGTGTGTAGAGCCTCACAAAAGCATACAGCAAGCATACAGTCGAagtcaaagaaaagaaatagaatctAAAAACATAATTCAGTactaagaacagcagcagcattacAAGCAGCTGGAGGGCATTAGTGACACTTGGAGTATAACAGAAGACAAAAGGAGCAGTATTGGTAACGCCAGTAACGTGACGTCACATAAAGATGGTATGTTCAagacacaaacaatgaaaataacgAGAAAAATCTTTAATTTTTGGTTAGGATTGTTGGTAGATTTAGTAGAATCGAATTGGTCTTATGTTCAATAAATTCATGGTACTAAAACACATTTTGGAGATTATACGTTTTGATTATACGTTTTTAAAGTTATGTTCTGACTGTATGAAAAACTTACTGGAAGTAAATTAGGAGGAATGTAAGATATGGGAACTTACAAGTCCAGATGTTTGTTCTCGAGATGGAGACTGTGGTGTTTCACCATATAGATAGAAGGGGGAGGCGACAGACACAACAGAGGAGCTGCTTGGTTGAGTCGAATCTGCTACACTACTCACAGGTTTTGATCTCTTCATTTACTGCAGTTGATCCTGGATAACTAAGGGTAGTTTAGTACGAGACAAAGATTGAGAACAGTTTGATTCTACAGCTGACCTACGTTACCTGGGTATCCTGTGTCGAGACGGATGCTTCAGTAGTCACCAAACAGGCATTGTGTACgattcctctcactcactcagctgtggGTGACCTGGGATAGGCTGGTTGGCTTGTGGCTGGTGCTATACTCTCCACCATATCTTTTTATGTGCATTTCATCTCCCGAGAGATGACTCCAGAGTGAGTTTGAGTCGGTTGGCTGAAAGTAACAACGCTTCACCACTAGAGTTCATCCACAGGACTTCAGAGGTTGTCACGACCTGCAGCTTTGACCTGCAGTAATGTTATGTTACGAAGATTGCATCATggaaaagccatatgaatgttcacaatgccaaaaGACCTTTTCCTGGAAGCGCAGTTTAGTGCAGCACATGGCTGCTCATACTGGAAATAAGCCatttgaatgttcacattgcctcAAGGCTTTCTCACAAAAGAGTTATTTGGTGCAGCACATGAgtgttcatactggagagaagccgtatgaatgttcacagtgccaaaagagcTTCTCGCAAAGAAGTACATTAGTGCGGCACATGActattcacacaggagagaagccatatgaatgtgcACAGTGCCTAAAGACCTTCTCACATAAAAGTGCTTTAGTGCAGCATATGATTGTTCACACTGGAGAAAAACCTTATGAATGTACACAATGTCAAAAGGCCTTCTCCAAGAAGAGTAATTTAATGCGACACATGTCTAGTCATACAggaaaaaaggcaaatggatgTTCACTATCCCAAAAGACTTTTTTGAATGGGAGTAACTTAGTGCAGCAGGTGACTATTCATGCTAGAGAGAAGACACATGAATGTTCACTGTGCAAAAAGATCTTTTCTCGGAAAGATACTTTAGTGCAGCATATGACTGTTCATACGGGggagaagccacatgaatgttcacattgcctaAAATCCTTCTCACAAAGGAGTACTTTGGTGCAGCACATGACACTTTATTCtggagagaagccacatgaatgttcacagtgccaaaagactttcACCCAGAAGCATAATTTAGCGGAGCACATGGCTGTTCATACAAAAGAGAAACCATATAAATGTCCTCATTGCCAAAAAACATTTTTCAAGAGATATTATTTAATGCAGCACATGGCtagtcatacaggagagaagccacatgaatgtttACAATGCCAAAAGACTTTCTCAACGAAGAGTGCTTTAGTTCGGCACAGgattgttcatacaggagagaaaccatttgaatgttcacattgccagaaGGCCTTCTCAAAAAAGAGtactttagtgcagcacatgactgttcatacaggagagaagccatatgaatgttcacagtgccaaaaggcTTTCTCCCATAAAAGTACTTTAGTGCAGCATATGACAATTCACACAGGAGAAAGGCCACATGAATGTTTGCGCTGCCTAAAGACCTTCTCGCATAAAAGTACTTTGGTGcagcacatgaatgttcatactggtgagaagccatatgGATGTTCCCAGTGCCCAAAGACCTTTTCCTGGAAGCGTAGTTTAGTGCAACACATGGCTGCTCATATGGGAGAGAAGCCCCACGAATGTTCACAATGTTTGAAGACCTTCTTAGAAAGGAGTAGTTTAGTgcggcacatgactgttcatacaggagagaagccacatgaatgttcaaATTGTCAAAAGACTTTCTCACGAAGGACTACATTAAtgcagcacatgactgttcatactggagagaagccatttCAGTGTTCACACTGCCAACGAACCTTCTCCAGGAAGGGCAACTTAGTGGATCACATGACTCTTCATACTGGAAAGAAGCCATTTGAATGTTCAGAATGCCAGAAGACCTTCTCCAGGAAGGGTAATTTAAAGGCGCACATGAATATCCATAAAGAAGCCACATAAGTGTTCTCAGTGTCGAGAGGCCCTTTTGCAAAGAAGTACTGTAATAAAGTGCACGATTCTTCATACCGAAGAGAAGAAGGCACATTGGTGTCCGCAGTGCCAAAAGACCCTCTGTCAGAAACGGTACTTAAGTGTGAAACATGACTGTCCATACTGGGAGTGAAACAACATTGATGTTCACAATGCCAAATGCCCTCTTCTCTGACGGGTTATATGGTACATTATGTCATTGATCATACAGGGGAGACGGTACACAATGTTAACTTTGAGCAAACCCCTCCTCGGGCGGTAGAAGTTTAGGGAGACACGCCACTTTTCGTACTGGAGAAAACCATACGAaagttcacattgccaaaagaccttatGCAAGAAGGTTATTTTTTCAGTGGGGCATACACTgctcatacaggagagagagagaggctacatgAATCTCTGTAGTGCTTAGAAAAAAGACCTTCTCACTCAGGACTTACTTTGGCGTAGCACATTTATACCGTAAAGAGACTCACGGTGTCAAAAGCCTTCTCTCAGAAGACTACTTTTAATACAACACATGAATATTCACATCGGAACGGAGCTTTATAGAATTTCACATTGCTGAAAGATCTTTTCTTAGCAGGATCATTGACTCGCTCATACACGAGAGGAGCCACAAGATAGTTCTCAGGAAGGAGCAAGTGGGCAAACCAGATGACAGTTCATACATTTAGATAGTTACagtggcagaaaaaaaaacttttctgaGAGGAGTAATTTAATGTATCACATTACTAATCATACAGGCGAGAAACCACATGTATGCTAACAATAATACTCTCGTGCAGTGCATGATCtttcacactggagagaaaccatattACGTTGCCAGATGACCTTTTTCCAAAGCAGTACTTTTGTGAGGCACATGACTCTTCATAAGGGAGAGAaaccacatgaatgttcacactgGCAGAAGACTCGCTCCTTATCTAATGCACCACTTGAAAGGTCACATAGTTAGGAAGATATCTATCTACACATGTCCTCGATGGTTAAGGCCTTCTGTAAAATGCTGGTCATTTCTCCATATACTCTGCCGTGATTAAACAACATGACATCCTTCCTACACACATCTTAGGACCATTTAGCGTCTCAGTTGTCAATATATATGTCAGGTTGGACCGGGGGAGAAAAACAGAAAGTCAGTAGTAGGAATGGGTAATAGTGTTGACTACATCGTCTGCAAAACAAACCATTGTCCAAAACTGGACAGATTCATCTCTCATCCATGAAGGGTTTTATGGATGATGTATGTTAACATCATCCATAAAACAGTTAAGGAAGAGTTCTAAGAACCTTGAAGTTAATCTGTTCTGAGGATAAAACTCTCACTTCTATGATGACATCAACCAAACTGAAGCGTTCTTTGAGTTATCAAACAGTGAAGCAGCGACGTACCGAACCGATAGTGGATTAGACTATGAATCCTTGAGGCGAGCACTTTACTGTATCTTGCAAGTTTTATGTAAAATCAGTTGAAATGTACATTTATGAAGAGTCCTTTTTAAGAGAGACGGACACTACATCTGGAATGATTTCATTGTTTGGTGTTAAATGATTTACATAATATCATTTGCTTATtataaagtaaatatgaataatgtCACGAAATCAAGGTTAGTCTGGGATGTTTGACAGTTGGCTGCTGGActcatgtattattattattattattattattagtattattattattgttgttattattattattattattattattattattattattattattattattaagacaaACAATGTAATACTTCATATTAATGcgagaaatgtgtgaaagtctgttaATAAAAAAATAGCAAGTTCTACATCACATAGTTTCTGTTacactttatcatcaaaataAGCTTTTAAAGTGATGCTTTTAGTTCAAGTTTATACTTTGATCTGCCTTTGGTGCAAGTCTGTATATATGGTGTTGTCTCTCCTGGTCATTAACAAATGCTATGGTCATAAACCTTCCATTGTTTTGACTCCTACTGATGATTTATGAATTAAGTTGTCAGTCTGTAATTGGTTATTATGTTATAAAATGCTTTTATAAGACATAACATAAAGATGGGAGGGGGTTCCAAAGGCCTTTGTAACCCCACTGAAAGTCAGCTTCTCTTTACATCTATCTATTATCATTCTTACGTATAACCAACTGATTTATACAATTTCTTTATAAGTTAGAATCAAAACAATTCTCTCCTCCCCTAAATCTAAATTTTCCAAGTTTAGATCTGTTGTTGTGAGTGAGTGATCTTTCAAAATTATTTGACATGTCAACAGATTAAGGCAATTATAGTCCTATGTCTATTAAGATATATATACGTTAAATATATGTTTCAAACATATCTTCATATAAAAGTTGATATACTTAGAAGCCACTCTATATATCTTATATTGGAAAGCAGACTAGACATAtcacagtcatcactcagtataCCGTTGAGTATATGGGAAAGGGTTAGGAACTTATTGATTGATGTGAATGCTGTACAACTTTCCTCTACATGGGTTACAGTTAAAGGAACACAACTTTCCTCTACATGGCTGACTGTTAAAGGTATACATCTTTCCTCAACATGGGTGACAGTTAAAGGTATACATCTTTCCTCAACATGGGTGACAGTTAAAGGTATACAACTTTCCTGTACATGGGTGACAGTTAAAGGTATACATCTTTCCTCTACATGGGTGACAGTTAAAGGTATACAACTTTCCTCTACATGGGTGACAGTTAAAGGTATACATCTTTCCTCAACATGGATGACAGTTAAAGGTATACAACTTTCCTCTACATGGGTGACAGTTAAAGGTATACAACTTTCCTCTACATGGGTGACAGTTAAAGGTATACAACTTTCCTGTACATGGGTGACAGTTAAAGGTATACAACTTTCCTCTACATGGGTGACAGTTAAAGGTATACATCTTTCCTCTACATGGGTGACAGTTAAAGGCACTCAGCACATTTAACAATGATGATTGGTCTCTCGTTATTAACCATCAGAACCAATCATGTACGTCTAATTCTTATCTTAACAAAAGCCACGTACACTTGTTGATGGAGCGAATGTTTATCTTCTCTCAGTTACCAAGGCCTTTAAACCCTCAAGAAACAGTGATTTTCTAGAGTTTTGTGCTGTGGAGGCGGCAAAATGGTTGCAATATTtgaaagagttaaaaaaaaaagtacatcacATAATGTTAAACACACTGTCACAGAGGCATTGTAACCCCTGACGTGTACTGCTAAGGATTGAAATCTTTGTGATGCTGAAGCCATTTAATCCAAGGATAACAACTCCAACGTGTGATTCTCCCTCTCATTTGATTCTCCTTAGAGAGTAAAACTTCCTTTAAGCCTTTCTGTGCATTTGGTATCAGTCTGTGCTTACATAGAAGGGTACCAAAGTCTATTATTCCACACGCATTCTAGACTCTGTTGGCTGATCATGGATGGAAACGTAAACACCGAATGAGTCGTTGGATTTGCCTGGAATAGTCAATGAACTGCTAGTGaccatggggagggaggaggttatacAACCTTCCTTTAAGAACAGCACAACAAAGAATTCAGGTTGTAACATCAACATCGTCGTGAGCAG
This genomic window from Panulirus ornatus isolate Po-2019 chromosome 62, ASM3632096v1, whole genome shotgun sequence contains:
- the LOC139745772 gene encoding uncharacterized protein; the encoded protein is MLCYEDCIMEKPYECSQCQKTFSWKRSLVQHMAAHTGNKPFECSHCLKAFSQKSYLVQHMSVHTGEKPYECSQCQKSFSQRSTLVRHMTIHTGEKPYECAQCLKTFSHKSALVQHMIVHTGEKPYECTQCQKAFSKKSNLMRHMSSHTGKKANGCSLSQKTFLNGSNLVQQVTIHAREKTHECSLCKKIFSRKDTLVQHMTVHTGEKPHECSHCLKSFSQRSTLVQHMTLYSGEKPHECSQCQKTFTQKHNLAEHMAVHTKEKPYKCPHCQKTFFKRYYLMQHMASHTGEKPHECLQCQKTFSTKSALVRHRIVHTGEKPFECSHCQKAFSKKSTLVQHMTVHTGEKPYECSQCQKAFSHKSTLVQHMTIHTGERPHECLRCLKTFSHKSTLVQHMNVHTGEKPYGCSQCPKTFSWKRSLVQHMAAHMGEKPHECSQCLKTFLERSSLVRHMTVHTGEKPHECSNCQKTFSRRTTLMQHMTVHTGEKPFQCSHCQRTFSRKGNLVDHMTLHTGKKPFECSECQKTFSRKGNLKAHMNIHKEAT